The following are encoded together in the Falsiruegeria litorea R37 genome:
- a CDS encoding sarcosine oxidase subunit beta family protein produces the protein MKHYSAFAVAREALRYHTGWERAWRSPEPKKRYDVIIVGAGGHGLATAYYLGKNYGIQNVAIIEKGWLGGGNTGRNTTIIRSNYLQDPSAAIYEKARSLYEGLSQDLNYNVMFSPRGVMMLAQTQHEIRGYQRTAHANALQGVKTEWITPERVKELVPIINLDGPRYPVLGALWQERGGTARHDAVAWGYARACSAMGMDIIQQCEVTGVRSENGHVVGVDTTKGAIDCDKLGIVVAGHSGQLAEMAGFRLPLEGIALQALVSEPIKPCMDVVVMANTVHGYMSQSDKGEMVIGGGTDGFNNYTQRGSFHHIEETVRALVETFPMISRLKMLRQWGGIVDMTGDRSPLITKTPLGGCFINGGWGTGGFKAIPGSGWGMAQLMATGHSPLTEAFSLDRFKEGRFIDESVAAGVAH, from the coding sequence ATGAAACATTACTCAGCCTTTGCTGTGGCGCGAGAGGCCTTGCGCTATCACACCGGATGGGAGCGCGCCTGGCGCTCGCCGGAGCCCAAGAAACGCTATGACGTGATCATCGTCGGTGCGGGTGGCCATGGTCTGGCGACGGCCTATTACCTGGGCAAGAACTATGGCATCCAGAACGTTGCCATCATCGAAAAAGGCTGGCTGGGCGGTGGCAACACCGGGCGCAACACCACCATCATCCGTTCGAACTACCTGCAGGATCCGTCGGCAGCGATCTATGAGAAAGCACGCTCGCTGTACGAGGGTCTCAGCCAGGACTTGAATTACAACGTCATGTTCAGCCCGCGCGGCGTCATGATGCTGGCCCAGACCCAGCACGAGATCCGCGGCTATCAGCGCACCGCCCACGCCAACGCCCTGCAAGGGGTCAAGACCGAGTGGATCACGCCCGAGCGCGTGAAAGAGCTGGTGCCGATCATCAATCTTGACGGTCCGCGCTATCCGGTTCTGGGCGCGCTCTGGCAGGAACGCGGCGGGACCGCGCGTCACGATGCGGTGGCCTGGGGCTATGCCCGCGCGTGTTCGGCCATGGGTATGGACATCATCCAGCAGTGTGAAGTCACCGGCGTCCGCTCGGAAAACGGCCACGTTGTGGGCGTCGACACCACCAAAGGCGCGATCGACTGTGACAAGCTGGGCATCGTGGTTGCGGGTCACTCGGGTCAGCTGGCCGAGATGGCGGGCTTCCGTCTGCCGTTGGAAGGCATCGCGCTGCAGGCGCTGGTGTCCGAGCCGATCAAGCCTTGTATGGACGTGGTCGTGATGGCCAACACCGTGCACGGATATATGTCGCAATCCGACAAGGGTGAGATGGTCATCGGCGGCGGCACCGACGGGTTCAACAACTACACCCAACGCGGCTCGTTCCACCATATCGAGGAAACCGTGCGCGCGCTGGTCGAAACCTTCCCGATGATCTCGCGCCTGAAAATGCTGCGTCAGTGGGGCGGCATCGTGGACATGACCGGCGACCGCTCGCCGCTGATCACGAAAACCCCGCTGGGTGGCTGTTTCATCAATGGCGGCTGGGGTACGGGCGGCTTCAAGGCGATCCCCGGCTCGGGCTGGGGCATGGCACAGCTGATGGCCACGGGTCATTCGCCGCTGACCGAAGCCTTCTCGCTCGACCGCTTCAAAGAGGGCCGCTTCATCGACGAAAGCGTCGCCGCCGGGGTGGCGCATTGA
- a CDS encoding DUF1289 domain-containing protein, whose product MNDMVWKRDEIESPCIQICVVHPTERICTGCYRTIDEITRWSKMDSDERAEIMQDLPERAPRLTKRRGGRAARVKR is encoded by the coding sequence ATGAACGACATGGTCTGGAAACGCGACGAGATCGAATCGCCCTGCATTCAGATTTGCGTGGTGCACCCCACCGAACGCATCTGTACCGGCTGTTATCGCACCATCGACGAGATCACGCGCTGGTCCAAAATGGACAGCGACGAACGGGCCGAGATCATGCAAGACCTGCCCGAACGCGCACCGCGCCTGACCAAGCGTCGCGGCGGTCGCGCTGCGCGGGTGAAACGGTAA
- a CDS encoding TfoX/Sxy family protein codes for MAYSEALAETMRADLGVEPGLSEKKMFGGLCFLLHGNMVCGVTKDGAMYRPGKDREAQALEAGAEPLSFTGRPMGGMVEVDAGAFEDATLRATLTELSLANAASLPPK; via the coding sequence ATGGCTTACTCCGAAGCCTTGGCTGAAACCATGCGTGCCGACCTTGGGGTCGAGCCGGGCCTGTCAGAGAAGAAGATGTTCGGCGGCCTGTGCTTTCTGCTCCACGGCAATATGGTTTGCGGTGTGACCAAAGACGGGGCGATGTACCGCCCCGGCAAGGACCGCGAAGCCCAGGCTTTGGAGGCAGGGGCCGAGCCACTGTCATTTACCGGTCGCCCCATGGGCGGCATGGTCGAGGTTGACGCAGGCGCGTTCGAAGACGCGACACTGCGCGCCACACTCACTGAATTGTCGCTGGCCAATGCGGCCAGCCTGCCACCGAAATGA
- the dusA gene encoding tRNA dihydrouridine(20/20a) synthase DusA encodes MKNNAQKAARLSVAPMMDWTDRHCRYLHRLLSRETLLYTEMVTAPALVRGGALHLLEFSSQEHPLALQLGGSDPEELAKAAKLGADAGYDEINLNCGCPSDRVQSGTFGAVLMQHPQLVADCVAAMRDAVDVDVTVKCRIGVDDQDPEVVLPDFLNHIAKAGCERVTIHARKAWLQGLSPKENRDIPPLDYDLVHRMKDQFPALHISINGGITSLAEAKAHLEAGLDGVMIGRAAYHQPADVLCAADPEIYGAGTATDPVEVVHKMVPYIEAHLAQGGRLHQITRHMLGLFAARPGARQWRRTLSEGAARKDAGTDVLLQALASVTPLAQAG; translated from the coding sequence TTGAAAAATAACGCACAAAAAGCAGCGCGTTTAAGCGTGGCACCCATGATGGATTGGACGGATCGGCATTGTCGGTATCTGCACCGATTGTTGAGCCGGGAAACGCTGCTTTACACCGAGATGGTTACTGCTCCCGCGTTGGTGCGGGGGGGGGCGCTGCATCTGCTGGAATTCAGTTCGCAAGAGCATCCATTGGCCCTGCAACTTGGGGGATCTGACCCCGAAGAGCTGGCCAAGGCAGCCAAACTGGGCGCTGATGCGGGCTATGACGAGATCAACTTGAACTGCGGCTGCCCCTCGGATCGGGTGCAGTCCGGAACCTTTGGTGCTGTGTTGATGCAGCATCCGCAACTGGTGGCCGATTGCGTCGCCGCGATGCGCGATGCGGTGGATGTCGATGTCACTGTGAAATGCCGCATCGGTGTCGATGACCAGGACCCCGAAGTTGTTTTACCCGATTTCCTGAACCACATCGCCAAGGCGGGATGCGAACGTGTGACCATTCATGCGCGCAAGGCCTGGCTTCAAGGGCTCAGCCCCAAGGAAAACCGGGATATTCCTCCGTTGGACTATGATCTGGTTCACCGGATGAAGGATCAGTTCCCGGCGCTTCATATCTCGATCAACGGGGGTATCACCTCGTTGGCCGAAGCCAAGGCGCATCTAGAGGCTGGGTTGGACGGCGTGATGATCGGGCGTGCGGCCTATCATCAACCTGCGGACGTCCTGTGCGCCGCAGACCCCGAGATATACGGTGCGGGTACTGCGACCGATCCGGTCGAAGTGGTTCACAAGATGGTGCCCTACATCGAGGCGCATCTTGCCCAAGGGGGCCGGTTGCACCAGATCACCCGTCACATGCTGGGCCTCTTTGCAGCCCGCCCCGGTGCACGACAGTGGCGCCGGACGCTGTCTGAGGGGGCCGCGCGCAAGGATGCCGGGACGGACGTGCTCCTTCAGGCGCTGGCGAGCGTGACCCCTCTGGCGCAGGCGGGCTGA
- a CDS encoding sarcosine oxidase subunit delta, with translation MLTLRCPYCGVDADETELAAGGEAHLKRHGPGSDDDQFHDYLFTRENPKGVHLERWRHAAGCGKWFHAARCTATLEVFGTYSAQVYEPPQDIKDAITAKRPGWSWREFS, from the coding sequence ATGCTGACCTTGCGTTGCCCCTATTGCGGCGTAGATGCCGACGAAACTGAACTGGCCGCTGGTGGCGAGGCGCACCTGAAGCGCCATGGCCCCGGCTCGGATGACGATCAGTTTCACGACTACCTTTTCACACGCGAAAACCCCAAAGGCGTCCATTTGGAACGCTGGCGTCACGCTGCGGGCTGCGGCAAGTGGTTTCACGCCGCGCGCTGCACCGCCACGCTTGAGGTTTTTGGCACCTATTCCGCGCAGGTTTATGAGCCGCCGCAGGACATCAAGGACGCCATCACCGCCAAGCGCCCCGGCTGGTCGTGGAGAGAGTTCTCGTGA
- the ruvX gene encoding Holliday junction resolvase RuvX, translating to MIFDAFEDFAAAVPKMSALAGLDLGDKTIGVAVSDRMLTVATPLETIRRKKFGVDAEKLLKIVTDREIGGILLGLPRNMDGSEGPRCQSTRAFARNLSRLTELPIGFWDERLSTVAAEKALLEADTTRKRRAEVIDHVAAGYILQGALDRMRFLD from the coding sequence ATGATTTTTGACGCGTTCGAAGACTTCGCCGCCGCCGTTCCCAAGATGTCCGCCCTGGCCGGGCTGGACCTTGGCGACAAGACCATTGGCGTCGCCGTGTCCGACCGGATGCTGACCGTGGCAACCCCACTGGAGACCATACGGCGCAAGAAATTTGGCGTGGATGCCGAGAAGCTCCTCAAGATCGTCACTGACCGCGAGATTGGCGGAATCCTGTTGGGTCTGCCCCGCAACATGGACGGATCTGAAGGCCCCCGCTGCCAATCCACCCGCGCCTTTGCCCGCAACCTAAGCCGCCTGACCGAGCTGCCGATTGGGTTCTGGGACGAGCGTTTGAGCACAGTTGCGGCAGAAAAAGCACTTCTTGAGGCGGATACGACACGAAAACGTCGCGCAGAGGTGATTGATCACGTCGCAGCCGGGTATATCTTGCAAGGAGCGCTCGATCGGATGCGCTTTCTGGATTAG
- a CDS encoding STAS/SEC14 domain-containing protein, giving the protein MISVETQSDGAILEVTASGTISSSDYEATLVPAIEAALADHDQIRLLILVGEEFSGFDMSAVWADTKLGVSHWRGFDRIALVTDTGWVQTSARLASPMMPCPMQVFSLAGIEEARRWLRESLGAIHVIDLGGPCVQVRLLGQVDPGEYAQATGDLDAMIRGKQGFRLLIDLTEFDGWQGLSALDAHFHLGRTHAPLLERAAIVGNKGWQHMAQRIGNQLIKADIQYFPEEDMDNAKSWLAAG; this is encoded by the coding sequence ATGATTTCCGTAGAAACTCAAAGTGATGGCGCAATTCTGGAAGTGACCGCTTCGGGGACAATTTCCAGTTCCGATTATGAAGCAACCCTGGTTCCGGCCATCGAAGCGGCGCTGGCGGATCATGATCAGATCCGGCTGTTGATCCTGGTGGGCGAGGAGTTTTCAGGCTTTGACATGTCCGCCGTCTGGGCCGACACGAAACTGGGTGTCAGCCATTGGCGCGGGTTCGACCGGATCGCGCTCGTCACTGACACCGGCTGGGTGCAGACATCCGCCCGGCTGGCCTCGCCGATGATGCCGTGCCCGATGCAGGTGTTCTCACTGGCAGGCATCGAAGAGGCGCGCCGTTGGCTGCGCGAGTCGTTGGGCGCGATCCATGTGATCGACCTGGGTGGACCCTGCGTGCAGGTACGGCTGCTGGGGCAGGTGGATCCGGGCGAATATGCGCAGGCCACTGGCGATCTGGATGCCATGATCCGGGGCAAGCAAGGGTTCCGGCTGCTCATCGACCTGACCGAGTTTGACGGTTGGCAAGGGTTGTCGGCGCTCGATGCCCATTTCCATCTGGGCCGCACCCACGCGCCGCTGCTGGAGCGCGCGGCGATTGTCGGTAACAAAGGGTGGCAACACATGGCACAGCGGATCGGCAATCAACTGATCAAGGCCGACATCCAGTATTTTCCGGAAGAAGACATGGACAACGCCAAGTCCTGGCTGGCAGCAGGATGA
- a CDS encoding sulfite exporter TauE/SafE family protein, producing the protein MPDTMLLVQMLVMLLVIGGFAGVLAGLLGVGGGIVLVPAFFYAFQTLGYDGPQLMQMCLATSLATIIVTSVRSVLSHNKKGAVDWSILRSWGPGIAVGAVLGVLVAASLKSVALQALFGVLGIVIGAYLGLGKAEWRLGQAMPGGLRRAALSPMVGFLSVLMGIGGGSFGVPLMSLYNTPIHRAVATAAGFGVIIAVPGVLGFLLIEIDPSQRPPLTIGAVNLVAFGIVICMTLITTPWGVKLAHAMDPKPLKRVFAVFLTLVALNMLRKALGW; encoded by the coding sequence ATGCCGGATACGATGCTGCTGGTGCAGATGCTGGTCATGTTGCTGGTGATCGGCGGATTTGCCGGGGTTTTGGCGGGGCTGTTGGGCGTGGGCGGTGGCATCGTTCTGGTGCCTGCGTTTTTCTATGCATTCCAGACGCTTGGATATGATGGTCCGCAGTTGATGCAGATGTGTTTGGCGACCTCGTTGGCGACGATCATCGTGACCTCGGTGCGCTCGGTGCTCAGCCACAACAAGAAGGGCGCGGTGGATTGGTCGATCCTGCGCAGCTGGGGGCCGGGGATCGCCGTTGGGGCGGTTCTGGGCGTGTTGGTGGCCGCCTCGCTGAAATCGGTGGCGTTGCAGGCGCTCTTTGGCGTGCTGGGGATCGTGATCGGCGCCTATCTGGGGCTGGGTAAGGCCGAATGGCGTTTGGGACAGGCCATGCCGGGCGGTCTGCGTCGCGCGGCACTCTCGCCCATGGTCGGGTTCCTGTCGGTGTTGATGGGCATCGGCGGTGGCAGTTTTGGCGTGCCGCTCATGAGCCTTTACAACACACCCATCCACCGCGCGGTGGCCACCGCTGCAGGCTTTGGTGTTATCATCGCGGTACCCGGGGTTTTGGGTTTTCTGTTGATTGAGATCGATCCCAGCCAACGTCCGCCGCTCACCATCGGTGCGGTCAATCTGGTGGCCTTTGGTATCGTCATCTGTATGACGCTGATCACGACGCCCTGGGGCGTGAAACTGGCCCATGCGATGGATCCCAAGCCGCTCAAGCGGGTCTTTGCGGTGTTCCTGACGCTGGTGGCGCTCAATATGCTGCGAAAGGCGCTTGGGTGGTAA
- a CDS encoding tyrosine-type recombinase/integrase, with protein sequence MTKIDTSTQSVLAAIAAQNAWQTSTVLKTPATYDVTASANPVPGNGDTPNQSLKVKHQKAQKNQSRKKFKEPNIARLVTKDGAVSFRVQIRRTVEGEKHSLTKTFKHLPNAKKWRDKKKLEIEVNGFPVEIITSTTIADVIQNRLTRGKDLGRSALQVLNYIKNDEFGKTRVSTLTQEELCDYADLLSAGERTPQTVAGYMTHLARTLNWAKDRGALIPIEVVGAAMRTMWEDEVLARSEERKRRPELWELDKILTAISNNRRQKIPVAILVVFAIYSARRLDEICRLRWEDLQERSSQILVRDMKHPRQKKGNDVWCTLPREALAIIKAMPRTSEYIFPYNSRSIGTAYRRHRDRVGVVDLRFHDFRHEAISRHFEMGMRAAFVSKISGHKNGGCLYRYEHVEEEGDKFVDWPWLQRALEMCKALH encoded by the coding sequence ATGACCAAGATCGACACCAGCACCCAGAGCGTTCTTGCCGCCATTGCCGCCCAGAACGCCTGGCAAACGTCAACCGTTCTTAAGACACCGGCGACCTACGACGTCACTGCTTCCGCAAACCCCGTTCCTGGCAACGGGGACACACCGAATCAGTCTCTGAAAGTGAAGCATCAGAAAGCCCAAAAGAACCAATCCAGGAAGAAGTTCAAAGAACCCAACATTGCTCGGCTCGTTACGAAAGACGGGGCAGTTTCATTTCGCGTTCAAATTCGTCGAACCGTGGAAGGTGAAAAACACAGCCTGACAAAAACTTTCAAGCACCTTCCAAACGCTAAGAAATGGCGCGACAAGAAGAAGCTGGAAATCGAAGTAAATGGGTTCCCCGTTGAGATCATCACCTCGACTACAATTGCAGACGTCATCCAAAACCGCCTGACTCGAGGTAAGGACCTGGGGCGTTCGGCTCTACAAGTTCTGAACTACATCAAAAACGATGAGTTCGGGAAAACCAGGGTCTCGACGCTGACGCAAGAGGAGCTTTGTGACTATGCAGACCTTTTGTCAGCAGGTGAAAGAACTCCACAAACTGTCGCTGGTTACATGACCCATCTGGCGAGAACCCTGAATTGGGCCAAAGACCGTGGCGCGCTGATCCCGATCGAAGTTGTCGGTGCGGCGATGCGAACGATGTGGGAAGATGAGGTCCTGGCGCGTTCAGAAGAACGGAAGCGTCGACCAGAACTCTGGGAACTCGACAAGATTCTGACCGCAATTTCAAATAATCGGCGCCAGAAAATCCCGGTCGCCATCCTCGTTGTGTTTGCGATCTACTCCGCCCGAAGACTGGATGAAATCTGCCGTTTGCGCTGGGAAGACCTTCAAGAAAGGAGCAGCCAAATACTGGTGCGCGACATGAAGCACCCCAGACAGAAGAAAGGCAATGATGTCTGGTGTACGCTTCCGAGGGAGGCCTTGGCGATCATCAAAGCAATGCCCAGAACCTCGGAGTACATCTTTCCCTACAATTCCCGCTCAATAGGCACAGCTTACCGTCGCCACCGTGATCGGGTCGGCGTCGTAGACCTGCGCTTTCATGATTTCCGGCACGAAGCAATTAGCAGGCACTTCGAAATGGGCATGCGGGCCGCATTCGTATCAAAGATCTCCGGACACAAGAACGGCGGATGTCTTTACCGATACGAGCATGTCGAGGAAGAAGGGGACAAATTCGTCGATTGGCCCTGGCTGCAACGCGCATTGGAAATGTGCAAAGCCTTGCATTGA
- the ccmI gene encoding c-type cytochrome biogenesis protein CcmI produces MTFWILIAVMALAVTGLLLLALLRGRSGQTPAAAFDLQVYRDQLKGVDRDLARGVIAEGDAERIRTEISRRILAADAQMQAEVEGGGQPRTLTTLVAGSVAAVIVVGAFFIYRDLGAPGYGDLPLSLRVELAQEARENRPDQARAEERMPAIPKPEIDPGYAKLIEQLRETVKKRPDDLQGQILLAQHEANSGNHKAAYEAKARVIEILGDQASAQDYAEQAEMMILAAGGYVSPQAEAVLETALERDPTHGPARYYYGLSLSQTGRPDIAFRIWEETLRESPSDAPWVPAIRSQIVDLAFRAGVDYRLPETAGLAGPSAEDIQAAGDMNAEEVQDMARGMVERLSERLANEGGSPPEWARLIQALGVLGDTDRARAIYDEAQQVFGNDANAVALLQAAAQAAGIDG; encoded by the coding sequence ATGACGTTCTGGATCCTCATTGCCGTGATGGCGCTGGCCGTGACCGGCCTTCTGCTATTGGCGTTGCTGCGTGGGCGCAGCGGACAGACCCCGGCGGCGGCTTTTGATTTGCAGGTTTACCGCGATCAGCTCAAGGGCGTGGATCGGGATCTGGCGCGCGGCGTGATTGCCGAAGGCGATGCCGAACGCATCCGGACCGAAATCTCGCGCCGCATCCTGGCTGCGGATGCGCAGATGCAGGCCGAAGTTGAGGGCGGCGGGCAGCCCCGCACCCTGACAACCCTGGTGGCAGGCAGCGTCGCCGCGGTTATCGTCGTTGGCGCCTTTTTCATCTATCGCGACCTGGGGGCGCCGGGCTATGGCGACCTGCCCTTGTCGCTGCGCGTCGAACTGGCGCAAGAGGCGCGTGAAAACCGCCCCGATCAAGCCCGCGCCGAAGAGCGCATGCCCGCGATCCCGAAACCCGAGATTGATCCCGGCTATGCCAAGCTGATCGAGCAGCTGCGCGAAACCGTCAAGAAACGCCCCGACGATCTGCAAGGTCAGATTCTGCTGGCCCAGCACGAGGCCAACAGCGGCAACCACAAGGCCGCCTATGAGGCCAAGGCGCGTGTGATCGAGATCTTGGGCGATCAGGCCAGCGCACAGGACTATGCCGAACAGGCCGAGATGATGATCCTGGCGGCGGGCGGCTATGTCTCTCCGCAGGCCGAGGCGGTGCTGGAAACTGCTCTGGAGCGTGACCCGACCCATGGGCCTGCGCGCTATTACTATGGCCTGAGCCTGTCGCAAACCGGTCGTCCCGACATCGCATTCCGCATCTGGGAAGAGACCCTGCGCGAAAGCCCGAGCGATGCGCCGTGGGTGCCCGCGATCCGGTCGCAGATCGTTGATCTGGCGTTCCGCGCCGGGGTGGATTATCGCCTACCCGAAACCGCCGGTCTGGCTGGCCCAAGTGCCGAGGACATCCAAGCCGCCGGCGACATGAACGCCGAAGAGGTGCAGGACATGGCGCGCGGCATGGTCGAGCGCCTGTCAGAACGACTGGCAAACGAAGGCGGCTCTCCGCCCGAATGGGCGCGGCTGATCCAAGCGCTTGGTGTTTTGGGCGACACGGACCGCGCTCGTGCGATCTATGACGAGGCGCAGCAGGTCTTTGGCAACGACGCCAATGCGGTGGCCCTTTTGCAAGCCGCCGCCCAAGCCGCAGGGATCGACGGATGA
- a CDS encoding pyocin activator PrtN family protein, with the protein MKTIDMLLAHFGGNPIIPLEHVAQYLNYKPDTLKQKIDGGDIRLPYTGVENNSQKAQKFIQLTDLARLIDVQFTAAQEKFASIWEDAAFDASAR; encoded by the coding sequence ATGAAAACCATCGACATGCTGCTCGCCCATTTCGGCGGAAATCCGATTATCCCGCTGGAACACGTAGCGCAGTATTTGAACTACAAGCCGGATACGCTGAAGCAAAAAATCGACGGCGGCGACATCCGCTTGCCCTACACTGGAGTTGAGAACAACAGCCAGAAGGCTCAGAAATTCATACAGCTCACAGATCTTGCTCGGCTGATTGACGTTCAGTTCACAGCTGCGCAGGAGAAATTCGCTTCTATCTGGGAAGACGCCGCGTTCGACGCAAGCGCCCGTTGA